In Mustela nigripes isolate SB6536 chromosome 12, MUSNIG.SB6536, whole genome shotgun sequence, one DNA window encodes the following:
- the BHMT gene encoding betaine--homocysteine S-methyltransferase 1, with product MAPVGGKKAKRGILERLNSGEVVIGDGGFVFALEKRGYVKAGPWTPEAAVEHPEAVRQLHREFLRAGSNVMQTFTFYASEDKLENRGNYVAEKISGQKVNEAACDIARQVADEGDALVAGGVSQTPSYLSCKSETEVKKVFQQQLEVFLKKNVDFLIAEYFEHVEEAVWAVEALKTSGKPVAATMCIGPEGDLHGVRPGECAVRLVKAGASIVGVNCHFDPTTSLQTVKLMKEGLEAARLKAHLMSQPLAYHTPDCNKQGFIDLPEFPFGLEPRVATRWDIQKYAREAYNLGVRYIGGCCGFEPYHIRAIAEELAPERGFLPPASEKHGSWGSGLDMHTKPWIRARARKEYWENLRIASGRPYNPSMSKPDAWGVTKGTAELMQQKEATTEQQLKELFEKQKFKSAQ from the exons ATGGCACCCGTTGGGGGCAAAAAGGCCAAGAGG GGCATCCTAGAACGTTTAAACTCTGGAGAAGTTGTGATTGGAGATGGAGGGTTTGTCTTTGCACTGGAGAAGAGGGGCTACGTGAAAGCAGGCCCCTGGACCCCAGAGGCTGCTGTGGAACACCCAGAAGCAG TTCGCCAGCTTCATCGAGAGTTCCTCAGAGCTGGATCCAACGTCATGCAAACCTTCACCTTTTATGCAAGTGAAGACAAGCTGGAGAACAGGGGAAACTATGTTGCAGAGAAAATATCT GGGCAGAAAGTCAATGAAGCTGCTTGTGATATTGCCCGGCAAGTGGCTGATGAGGGAGACGCTTTGGTGGCAGGAGGCGTGAGCCAAACGCCTTCGTACCTCAGCTGCAAGAGTGAAACGGAAGTTAAAAAAGTATTTCAGCAACAGCTAGAGGTCTTTCTGAAGAAGAATGTGGACTTCTTGATTGCTGAG TATTTTGAGCATGTTGAAGAGGCTGTGTGGGCAGTGGAAGCCTTGAAGACATCTGGGAAACCCGTGGCAGCAACCATGTGCATCGGCCCAGAGGGGGATTTGCACGGCGTGAGACCCGGCGAGTGTGCAGTGCGCCTGGTTAAAGCAG GAGCGTCCATCGTTGGCGTGAACTGCCATTTTGACCCCACAACCAGTTTACAAACAGTGAAGCTCATGAAGGAAGGCTTGGAGGCTGCCCGACTAAAAGCCCACCTGATGAGTCAGCCGTTGGCCTACCACACTCCTGACTGCAACAAACAGGGATTTATCGACCTACCAGAATTCCCCTTTG GACTGGAGCCCAGAGTTGCAACCAGATGGGATATACAAAAATATGCCAGAGAGGCCTACAACCTGGGGGTTAGGTACATTGGTGGCTGCTGTGGATTTGAGCCCTACCACATCCGGGCAATTGCAGAGGAGCTGGCCCCAGAAAGGGGATTTTTGCCACCAGCTTCAGAAAAGCATGGCAGCTGGGGAAGTGGTTTAGACATGCACACCAAACCGTGGATTAGAGCAAG GGCCAGGAAAGAATACTGGGAGAATCTTCGGATAGCCTCAGGCAGGCCATACAACCCTTCCATGTCGAAGCCCGACGCCTGGGGAGTGACCAAAGGAACGGCTGAGCTGATGCAGCAGAAAGAAGCCACAACTGAGCAGCAGCTGAAAGAgctctttgaaaaacagaaatttaaatctGCCCAGTAG